One segment of Pontibacter akesuensis DNA contains the following:
- a CDS encoding NeuD/PglB/VioB family sugar acetyltransferase, giving the protein MQNPVIILGADKLGTTALDIFNSNNVIVYCFLDDNQKLQQEEVNNVAVMSNTEDGEFLKLIGKKCDVFVAVEDTAARKGLIKMLKTEHEVVPVNAIHKFSAVSENAWMGHGIMVGAGAIINNNAKIGDNCIINSRALVDTKAEVGNFVEIGAGAIINADVVIEEGAFIGSGAVVVSGVKIGKNARVGAGSVVVADVAAKATVFGNPAAPIK; this is encoded by the coding sequence ATGCAAAATCCTGTCATCATACTTGGTGCCGATAAGTTAGGTACCACTGCGTTAGATATCTTTAACAGTAACAATGTAATCGTGTACTGCTTTCTGGATGATAACCAGAAACTGCAGCAGGAGGAAGTGAACAATGTGGCGGTAATGAGCAACACCGAGGATGGCGAATTCCTAAAGCTGATCGGGAAGAAGTGCGATGTGTTTGTGGCTGTGGAAGATACGGCTGCCCGCAAAGGCCTGATCAAAATGCTGAAGACTGAGCACGAGGTGGTGCCGGTAAACGCCATCCATAAGTTTAGCGCCGTGTCCGAAAATGCCTGGATGGGCCACGGCATTATGGTCGGAGCGGGAGCCATCATTAACAACAACGCGAAAATCGGCGATAACTGCATCATCAATTCCAGAGCTTTGGTGGACACAAAAGCGGAAGTGGGCAATTTTGTGGAGATCGGAGCAGGTGCCATTATCAACGCGGATGTGGTGATAGAGGAGGGAGCCTTCATTGGTTCGGGTGCCGTGGTGGTTTCCGGTGTAAAGATCGGTAAAAACGCCCGTGTAGGCGCTGGTTCTGTGGTGGTGGCCGATGTGGCTGCTAAAGCAACAGTTTTCGGTAATCCGGCTGCGCCCATCAAGTAA
- the trhO gene encoding oxygen-dependent tRNA uridine(34) hydroxylase TrhO yields the protein MNNTHSILLYYCYSPIEDPEAFREQHHLLCLELNLLGRIIVSKEGLNGTISGLKEDCEKYMEFMKADSRFAKTDFKVDYSDKHAFAKLHVRTKSEIVHSGMLHIDPNQRTGTHLSPLEFKTMKDREDVVVLDVRSDYEHSVGRFKNAVTLDIENFREFPEKVGELKEKYKDKKILTYCTGGIKCEKASAFLLEQGFENVYQLHGGIIKYGMEAGGEDFEGKCYVFDNRVAVDVNKVNPTVVSECHVCGTKSDRMVNCANPVCNLHVPICENCGWELDGACSTECKEHPEKRPYDGTGYYQKEMNGYNPLKGFNRKKQSDVQV from the coding sequence ATGAACAACACACACAGCATACTCCTGTACTATTGCTATTCGCCAATCGAGGACCCGGAGGCGTTTCGGGAGCAACACCACCTTCTTTGCCTGGAGCTTAACCTGCTTGGCCGCATTATCGTGTCGAAAGAAGGCTTGAACGGCACTATCTCTGGTCTGAAAGAGGACTGCGAGAAGTACATGGAGTTTATGAAGGCTGACTCTCGTTTTGCCAAAACCGACTTCAAAGTAGATTACTCAGACAAGCATGCGTTCGCGAAGCTGCATGTGCGTACCAAGTCTGAGATTGTGCATTCTGGCATGCTGCACATCGATCCGAATCAACGCACCGGCACACACCTTTCCCCGCTGGAGTTCAAGACCATGAAAGACCGCGAAGACGTGGTGGTGCTTGATGTGCGCTCAGATTACGAGCACAGCGTGGGTCGCTTTAAAAATGCCGTGACGCTGGATATCGAGAACTTCCGCGAGTTTCCGGAGAAGGTGGGCGAACTGAAAGAGAAGTATAAGGACAAGAAAATCCTGACCTATTGCACCGGCGGTATCAAGTGTGAGAAAGCCAGTGCCTTTTTGCTGGAGCAGGGCTTCGAGAATGTGTACCAGTTGCACGGCGGCATCATCAAGTATGGCATGGAGGCCGGCGGTGAGGACTTTGAGGGCAAGTGCTATGTATTTGACAACCGTGTAGCCGTGGATGTGAACAAGGTGAACCCAACGGTGGTATCAGAGTGCCACGTGTGCGGCACCAAGAGCGACCGCATGGTAAACTGTGCCAACCCGGTGTGCAACCTGCACGTGCCTATCTGCGAGAATTGCGGGTGGGAACTAGACGGCGCCTGCTCTACGGAATGCAAGGAGCATCCGGAGAAGCGTCCGTACGACGGGACCGGCTATTATCAAAAGGAAATGAACGGCTACAATCCGCTAAAAGGATTCAACCGCAAAAAGCAATCTGACGTACAAGTATAA
- a CDS encoding aminotransferase class IV — protein sequence MPSTAKLHAYIHGQIQPLESAFLHVSDLSIQRGYGIFDYFKVQQGRPVFLADYLSRFYKSAQLMELRVPLSINELEDVLQELIVVNNLPLSGVKMILTGGYSANGYDPGEPNLIILQQPLTLPTQEMINQGIKIITHEFVREIPRAKTINYSTGIRLIKQIQAAGAADVLYHQNGVVTEFPRCNFFIVTMDDVVVTPAEDVLLGVTRKNVLEIARHKYKTEERAVTLEDIAQAKEAFLTSTTKRILPIVQVDDQAVSDGKPGTVTRELLQELIALENKLALQV from the coding sequence ATGCCCTCAACCGCTAAGCTCCACGCCTACATCCACGGCCAAATACAACCGCTCGAAAGCGCTTTTCTTCACGTCAGCGACCTGTCCATACAGCGGGGCTACGGCATCTTCGACTACTTTAAGGTACAGCAGGGCAGACCTGTTTTCTTAGCTGATTACCTTAGTCGGTTTTACAAATCCGCACAACTGATGGAGCTACGCGTTCCACTAAGTATAAACGAACTTGAAGACGTGCTGCAGGAACTGATTGTGGTGAACAACCTGCCGCTATCAGGCGTGAAGATGATCCTCACAGGTGGCTATTCTGCCAATGGTTACGATCCTGGCGAGCCTAACCTGATCATTTTGCAGCAGCCTCTTACACTGCCCACACAGGAAATGATTAACCAGGGCATCAAGATTATCACGCATGAGTTTGTGCGAGAAATACCAAGGGCTAAAACCATCAACTACTCCACCGGCATTCGGCTGATCAAGCAGATTCAGGCGGCCGGCGCGGCGGACGTGCTGTACCATCAAAATGGCGTGGTGACAGAGTTTCCGCGCTGTAACTTCTTTATTGTCACCATGGATGATGTGGTTGTAACGCCTGCAGAAGATGTGCTGCTGGGCGTGACGAGGAAGAATGTACTGGAAATAGCCCGCCACAAGTATAAAACAGAGGAACGCGCCGTCACGCTGGAGGACATCGCACAGGCAAAAGAGGCTTTCCTGACCAGCACCACCAAACGCATTCTGCCCATCGTGCAGGTAGATGACCAGGCGGTAAGCGATGGCAAACCCGGGACTGTTACAAGAGAACTGTTACAGGAATTGATAGCGCTTGAGAACAAACTCGCGCTGCAAGTATAA
- a CDS encoding DmpA family aminopeptidase, whose product MRVIWIVLLMVSIMSQAQGQERKHARAYGLKIGVLPTGQLNAITDVLGVQVGHTTLIQGNTVRTGVTAILPHSGNVFQQKVPAAVYVGNGFGKLAGTTQVQELGNLESPIILTNTLSVGTGLNAVVDYTLAQPGNEEVRSVNAVVGETNDGYLNDIRGRHVTEAHVKEAIAQAKSGAVAEGNVGAGTGTVCFGFKGGIGTSSRKLPANLGGYTVGVLVQTNFGGVLQVAGVPIGEELNQYYLNQQIKDSADGSCMIVVATDAPVDARNLERMAKRAMLGLAKTGGIASNGSGDYVIAFSSNPSVRIPYTSSKKTQTATFLRNDEMSPLFMAVIEATEEAIINSLFKAETMEGQNQHVVEALPIDKVVKILKKHHALNR is encoded by the coding sequence ATGAGGGTAATCTGGATAGTTTTACTGATGGTAAGTATAATGTCGCAGGCACAGGGCCAGGAGCGCAAGCATGCCCGGGCGTATGGCCTTAAAATTGGCGTGCTGCCCACGGGCCAGCTAAACGCGATAACTGACGTGCTAGGTGTGCAGGTAGGCCATACTACGCTTATCCAGGGCAATACAGTGCGTACGGGTGTTACGGCCATCCTGCCGCACTCCGGTAATGTATTCCAGCAGAAGGTGCCGGCTGCTGTGTATGTGGGCAATGGTTTCGGCAAGTTGGCAGGCACCACGCAGGTTCAGGAACTGGGCAACCTGGAATCGCCCATCATACTTACCAACACGCTAAGTGTGGGCACAGGCCTGAATGCGGTGGTGGATTATACTTTAGCGCAGCCGGGCAACGAAGAGGTGCGGTCGGTGAATGCGGTGGTGGGCGAAACGAACGATGGCTACCTGAACGACATCAGGGGCAGGCACGTAACCGAGGCTCACGTGAAGGAGGCGATAGCACAGGCAAAAAGTGGCGCTGTGGCTGAGGGCAATGTAGGCGCTGGCACCGGCACCGTTTGCTTCGGCTTTAAGGGCGGTATCGGCACCTCGTCGCGCAAACTGCCGGCAAACCTGGGCGGCTACACAGTGGGTGTGCTGGTGCAGACAAACTTTGGGGGTGTGCTGCAGGTAGCTGGTGTGCCGATTGGCGAAGAACTGAACCAGTACTACCTGAACCAGCAGATCAAAGACAGCGCCGACGGCTCCTGTATGATTGTGGTAGCCACCGATGCCCCCGTGGATGCGCGCAACCTGGAGCGGATGGCTAAGCGTGCGATGTTGGGCCTCGCTAAAACCGGTGGCATCGCCTCTAATGGCAGCGGTGACTATGTCATCGCTTTCTCCTCAAATCCCAGTGTACGCATTCCCTATACTTCCTCCAAAAAAACACAGACAGCCACTTTCCTGCGCAACGATGAGATGTCGCCGCTGTTTATGGCAGTGATCGAGGCAACGGAAGAAGCGATTATTAACTCCCTTTTTAAAGCAGAAACCATGGAGGGGCAAAACCAGCACGTGGTGGAGGCGCTTCCGATTGATAAAGTTGTCAAAATCCTAAAGAAACACCATGCCCTCAACCGCTAA
- a CDS encoding nucleoside phosphorylase, with translation MAIAESELIINPNGTVYHLNLLPEHISDTIITVGDPERVAKVSRHFDEMDVQVAKREFVTHTGYYRGKRLTVISTGMGTDNIDILMNELDALVNIDFQSREENEDKITLNLVRIGTSGSLQNSVPLGSHLASHTSIGLDSLMEFYPLAQSEEETSIATALQRELGLGFRPYCVTGSQKLIQKIAHDMLPGNTLTCPGFYAPQGRTLRGGLRNPNLLKTYNSFRHNEYMLTNFEMETAGYYSMGRILGHEVLSLNAIVADRVNHKFAENAEQVIDDLILKVLDRI, from the coding sequence ATGGCTATAGCTGAATCAGAACTGATCATCAACCCCAATGGCACGGTGTACCACCTCAACCTGCTGCCCGAGCATATTTCCGATACCATCATCACAGTGGGCGACCCCGAGCGTGTGGCGAAAGTAAGCCGGCATTTTGATGAGATGGATGTGCAGGTGGCCAAGCGTGAGTTTGTGACGCACACGGGTTACTACAGAGGCAAGCGCCTGACAGTGATCTCCACGGGGATGGGCACCGATAATATCGACATTCTGATGAACGAGCTGGACGCCCTGGTGAACATCGATTTCCAGAGCCGCGAGGAGAATGAGGATAAAATTACGTTGAACCTCGTGCGCATTGGTACCTCCGGTTCGCTGCAGAACTCGGTGCCCCTGGGCAGCCATTTGGCGTCACACACAAGTATAGGCCTGGATTCGCTGATGGAGTTTTATCCGCTGGCACAATCGGAGGAGGAGACAAGTATAGCCACGGCCCTGCAGCGGGAACTGGGCCTTGGTTTCCGGCCATATTGCGTAACGGGTTCCCAGAAGCTGATCCAGAAAATAGCGCACGACATGCTTCCGGGCAATACCCTGACCTGCCCGGGCTTTTATGCACCGCAGGGACGCACGCTGCGCGGTGGCCTGCGTAACCCCAACCTGCTGAAGACCTACAACAGCTTCCGCCACAACGAGTACATGCTTACCAACTTTGAGATGGAGACAGCCGGTTACTATAGCATGGGCCGCATCCTGGGGCACGAAGTACTGTCGCTGAACGCCATCGTAGCCGACCGCGTGAACCATAAATTCGCTGAAAATGCCGAGCAGGTGATTGACGACCTGATCCTGAAAGTGCTGGACCGGATTTAA
- a CDS encoding acyl-CoA reductase — protein sequence MTLENRIEAFVKLGQQLQQLTPEQRQEWAFVAGSGNNWFTEENVSFAIDGLILLLDEQYLREWLYPYHLKQVTPKKVGVVMAGNIPMVGFHDFLSVLMSGHYLLAKLSSSDEALIKRLANMLISIEPAFANHIEYVHLLKEADAIIATGSDNTARYFEYYFASRPHIIRKNRTSLGVLTGHEEADDLKALGEDFFRYYGLGCRNVSKVYVPEGYTFDKFFEANEVRSNILDHHKYQNNYDYNKSILLVNQVPHFDNGFMLVQQSQNLVSPISVLFYDTFSSLTDLRQKLASVKDKTQVVVSAHGWLEGSIPFGEAQRPMVWDYADGVDTMAFLQQL from the coding sequence ATGACACTTGAGAACAGGATCGAAGCCTTCGTAAAACTCGGACAGCAACTGCAACAACTTACCCCTGAACAACGCCAGGAGTGGGCTTTTGTAGCCGGCTCGGGCAATAACTGGTTCACAGAGGAGAACGTGTCTTTTGCGATTGACGGCCTCATCCTGCTGCTCGATGAGCAGTACCTCCGTGAATGGCTTTACCCGTACCACCTCAAACAGGTTACACCAAAGAAGGTTGGCGTGGTGATGGCGGGCAATATTCCGATGGTGGGTTTTCATGATTTCCTGTCGGTGCTGATGAGTGGGCACTACCTGCTGGCCAAGCTAAGTTCCTCCGACGAGGCGCTGATCAAGCGCCTGGCCAACATGCTGATCTCCATTGAGCCGGCCTTTGCCAACCACATCGAGTACGTACACCTGCTGAAAGAGGCCGATGCCATCATCGCCACCGGCTCCGACAACACGGCCCGCTACTTTGAATACTACTTTGCCAGCCGCCCACACATCATCCGGAAAAACCGTACCAGCCTGGGTGTACTGACCGGCCATGAAGAGGCCGACGACCTGAAAGCGCTCGGAGAGGATTTCTTCCGCTATTACGGCCTGGGCTGCCGCAACGTGTCTAAAGTATATGTACCGGAAGGCTACACGTTTGATAAGTTTTTCGAGGCAAACGAAGTTCGCTCCAACATACTGGACCACCACAAGTACCAGAACAACTACGACTACAACAAATCCATACTGCTGGTAAACCAGGTGCCCCACTTCGACAACGGCTTTATGCTGGTGCAGCAGAGTCAAAACCTGGTATCCCCTATCTCAGTGCTGTTCTACGACACCTTCAGCTCGCTAACTGACCTGCGCCAGAAGCTAGCCTCGGTGAAGGATAAGACACAGGTGGTGGTGTCGGCGCACGGTTGGCTGGAAGGAAGCATTCCGTTTGGCGAGGCACAGCGCCCTATGGTGTGGGACTATGCGGATGGGGTAGATACGATGGCCTTTCTGCAGCAGTTGTAG
- a CDS encoding 4Fe-4S dicluster domain-containing protein has translation MAIMITDECINCGACEPECPNTAIYEGGMDWTWGGGTALKEVEIEDGEVIPGDAPQQPISDEFYYIVSDKCTECMGFHEEPQCAAVCPVDCCVDDPDYRETEDELLAKKSWLHQEA, from the coding sequence ATGGCTATAATGATAACCGATGAATGTATAAACTGCGGAGCTTGTGAGCCAGAGTGCCCGAACACTGCAATATACGAAGGCGGTATGGATTGGACCTGGGGCGGTGGTACTGCCTTGAAAGAGGTGGAAATTGAAGATGGCGAAGTGATTCCGGGCGATGCCCCACAGCAGCCTATTTCTGACGAGTTCTATTATATCGTTTCCGACAAGTGCACCGAGTGCATGGGCTTTCACGAAGAGCCACAGTGCGCTGCCGTTTGCCCCGTGGATTGCTGCGTAGACGACCCGGACTACCGCGAAACAGAAGACGAGCTGCTGGCTAAAAAATCCTGGTTGCACCAGGAGGCCTAA
- a CDS encoding valine--tRNA ligase: MSISTKYNPREVEKKWYDSWMQRGFFHSEPNPNKEPYTIVIPPPNVTGVLHMGHMLNNTIQDILIRRARMQGKEACWVPGTDHASIATEAKVVAMLKEKGINKSDLTREEFLKYAWEWKEKYGGIILDQLKKLGASCDWDRTRFTMEDDMSAAVIEVFVDLYHKGKIYRGVRMVNWDPLGGTALSDEEVIPKDTMAKMYHLNYEIVADGAAEPGYITVATSRPETIMADVAVAVNPNDERYKQLHGKSVRIPLLGKEIPIILDEYVSIDFGTGALKVTPAHDLNDYELGQKHKLPTIDILNNDGTLNEQAQLYVGQDRFAARRNIVKDLQEAGLLVKIEEYASVLQTSERTGAVIEPRLSMQWFCKMDQMAKPALDAVMNDEIRLHPPKFKNMYRAWMENVRDWCVSRQLWWGQQIPAYYLPDGSFVVATTAEEALRLARKESGNDSLQLSDLRQDEDVLDTWFSSWLWPISVFDGFKDPDNKDILYYYPTNDLVTAPEILFFWVARMIMAGYEFRNELPFKNVYLTGIVRDTQGRKMSKQLGNSPDPLDLIEQYGADGVRAGMLFSSPAGNDLLFDEKLVEQGRNFSNKIWNAFRLIKGWEIDESLPFPNETAVAWFESRFNEAFVQIEDHFSKFRISDALLAVYKLVWDDFCSNYLEMIKPAYQQPIDKQTIDATSAFLEKVLKVLHPFMPFITEEIWHELKERKDKEYLIISAWPKKDKFDKEVIAKMESVLNIVGAIRNVRNSKNIANSKQLELSVKNMSGIDYEPFLGIIRKLAGISEISYVNDNLEGAISFVEAGDEFFIPMEGNIDVAAERERLTKELEYTKGFLASVDKKLSNERFVSGAPEAVIASERKKKADAEAKINAIEQSLAVL, encoded by the coding sequence ATGTCAATTTCAACGAAATATAACCCCAGGGAAGTAGAGAAGAAGTGGTACGACAGCTGGATGCAGCGCGGCTTCTTCCATTCTGAGCCCAACCCGAACAAAGAGCCTTACACCATCGTGATTCCGCCGCCAAACGTAACGGGCGTGCTGCACATGGGCCACATGCTCAACAATACGATTCAGGACATCCTGATACGCCGTGCGCGCATGCAGGGCAAGGAAGCTTGCTGGGTGCCGGGCACCGACCACGCCTCCATTGCCACTGAGGCAAAGGTGGTGGCGATGCTGAAGGAGAAAGGCATCAACAAAAGCGACCTTACCCGCGAGGAATTCCTGAAGTATGCCTGGGAGTGGAAAGAGAAGTATGGCGGCATTATACTGGACCAGCTGAAGAAACTGGGCGCGTCCTGCGACTGGGACCGCACCCGCTTCACGATGGAGGATGACATGAGCGCCGCCGTAATCGAGGTGTTTGTGGACCTGTATCACAAAGGCAAGATTTACCGCGGCGTGCGCATGGTAAACTGGGACCCACTGGGCGGCACAGCACTGTCTGACGAAGAGGTAATCCCGAAGGATACTATGGCCAAAATGTACCACCTGAACTACGAGATCGTGGCAGATGGTGCAGCAGAGCCAGGCTATATTACCGTGGCTACCTCACGTCCGGAGACCATCATGGCCGACGTGGCTGTAGCCGTTAATCCGAACGACGAGCGCTATAAGCAGCTGCACGGTAAGAGCGTGCGCATTCCGCTGTTGGGCAAAGAAATTCCAATCATACTTGATGAGTATGTAAGTATAGATTTCGGTACCGGCGCGCTGAAAGTAACGCCGGCCCACGACCTGAACGACTATGAACTGGGCCAGAAGCACAAACTGCCTACCATCGATATCCTGAACAACGACGGCACCTTGAACGAGCAGGCGCAGCTGTATGTGGGCCAGGATCGTTTTGCCGCCCGCCGCAACATCGTGAAAGATTTGCAGGAAGCCGGTTTGCTGGTGAAGATCGAGGAGTACGCTAGTGTGCTGCAGACATCAGAGCGCACGGGTGCTGTGATTGAGCCGCGCTTGTCGATGCAGTGGTTCTGCAAGATGGACCAGATGGCGAAGCCGGCGCTGGATGCCGTGATGAACGACGAGATTCGCCTGCACCCGCCGAAGTTCAAGAACATGTACCGCGCCTGGATGGAGAACGTACGCGACTGGTGCGTTTCGCGCCAGCTGTGGTGGGGCCAGCAGATCCCCGCATATTACCTGCCGGATGGCTCTTTCGTTGTGGCTACCACTGCCGAGGAAGCATTGCGGTTAGCCCGCAAGGAAAGCGGTAACGACAGCCTGCAACTCTCGGACCTGCGTCAGGACGAAGACGTGCTGGATACTTGGTTCTCGTCGTGGCTGTGGCCGATCTCGGTGTTTGACGGTTTCAAAGACCCGGACAATAAAGACATTCTATACTACTACCCAACCAACGACCTGGTAACAGCTCCGGAGATTCTTTTCTTCTGGGTAGCGCGCATGATTATGGCGGGGTATGAATTCCGAAACGAGCTGCCGTTCAAAAACGTGTACCTGACGGGCATCGTGCGTGATACGCAGGGACGCAAAATGTCGAAGCAGCTGGGCAACTCCCCAGACCCGCTCGACCTGATCGAGCAGTACGGAGCCGACGGTGTGCGTGCCGGTATGCTGTTCAGCTCACCAGCCGGTAACGACTTGCTGTTCGACGAGAAACTGGTAGAGCAGGGACGTAACTTCAGCAACAAAATCTGGAACGCTTTCCGCCTGATAAAGGGGTGGGAGATAGACGAGAGCCTGCCGTTCCCGAACGAAACTGCTGTGGCTTGGTTTGAGTCGCGCTTTAACGAGGCATTTGTTCAGATAGAAGACCATTTCAGCAAGTTCCGTATTTCGGATGCGCTGCTGGCCGTGTATAAGCTGGTGTGGGATGATTTCTGCTCCAATTACCTGGAAATGATCAAGCCTGCCTACCAGCAACCGATCGACAAACAGACGATAGACGCTACCTCGGCTTTCCTGGAGAAGGTGCTGAAGGTGCTGCACCCGTTTATGCCGTTCATCACAGAAGAAATCTGGCACGAACTGAAGGAGCGCAAGGACAAGGAATACCTGATCATTTCTGCCTGGCCGAAGAAGGACAAATTCGATAAGGAGGTAATTGCAAAGATGGAAAGCGTGCTGAACATCGTGGGCGCTATCCGCAACGTGCGTAACTCCAAAAATATCGCCAATTCGAAGCAACTGGAGCTGTCGGTTAAAAACATGAGCGGCATTGATTACGAGCCGTTCCTGGGCATTATCCGTAAGCTGGCGGGCATTAGCGAGATCAGTTATGTGAACGATAACCTGGAAGGTGCCATCAGCTTCGTAGAGGCAGGAGACGAGTTCTTTATTCCAATGGAAGGCAACATTGATGTAGCCGCCGAGCGCGAGCGCCTGACAAAGGAGCTGGAGTACACCAAGGGCTTCCTGGCGTCGGTGGATAAGAAGCTGAGCAACGAGCGCTTCGTAAGCGGTGCCCCTGAAGCTGTGATTGCCAGCGAACGCAAGAAGAAAGCAGATGCTGAGGCCAAGATAAACGCCATTGAGCAAAGCCTCGCGGTGCTGTAA